GCCGCGGCTTCGTTCGCCAGGCTGTAACGCAGCAACATGGCCAGCGAGAGAATCGTTGCCAGCGGGTTGGCCAGGTTCTTGCCGGCGATATCCGGTGCCGAACCATGGCTGGGCTCGTACAGGCCCTTGTTGTTCTGGTCCAGCGAGGCCGACGGCAGCATGCCGATGGAACCCGTCAGCATCGAGGCTTCGTCAGACAGGATGTCACCGAAGATATTGCCGGTCACCATCACGTCAAACTGCTTGGGGTTGCGCACCAGTTGCATGGCCGCGTTATCCACGTACATGTGGCTCAACTGCACATCCGGATATTCCTTCGCCACATCGGTGACGATTTCTTTCCAGAACTCGGTGGTTTCCAGCACGTTGGCCTTGTCGACCGAGCACAGCTTCTTGTTGCGCTTTTGCGCAGCCTGGAAAGCCACGTGGGCGATCCGGCGGATTTCGCTCTCGGCATAACGCATGGTGTTGAAGCCTTCGCGCTCGCCGGCTTCGTTCACGTGCACGCCGCGCGGCTGACCAAAATAGATGTCGCCGGTCAGTTCACGCACGATCAGGATATCCAGACCGGAAACCACTTCAGGCTTGAGCGTGGAGGCATTGGCCAGTTCCGGGTACAGAATGGCCGGACGCAGGTTGGCAAACAGATTCAGATCCTTGCGGATGGCCAGCAGACCGCGCTCCGGGCGCAGCGGGCGATCCAGCGTGTCGTATTGCGGGCCGCCCACGGCGCCCAGCAGCACGGCATCCGCTTCGCGCGCCAGCTTCTGGGTGAATTCCGGATACGGCGAGCCGTACTGGTCATACGCGGCACCACCCAGCGGGGCTTCGGCGGTTTCGACTGCCAGGCCATCGTTGCGCAGTACGTCGAGCACACGTTTCGCCTGGGCGACGATTTCAGGACCAATGCCATCACCGGGCAGAATCAGGATCTTCTTCATGCTTTGTTTTCACCAGAAATAAAAAAGCCCGGCTGCCCGACCGGTCATGTCCTGACCTGTCGCGCTCACGCCGGGCTCGATTTTGAAAAATCTCAGCTGTGCGAGAGCTTGTAGTTCACATCGCAATCCGTCAGCACAATCACGCGCGGATGGGTTTGCAGCAACGTTGCCGGCACTTGCGTCGTGATCGGACCATTGACGGTGCGATCGAGGATCTCGGCCTTTTCCTGCCCCTTGACCACCAGCAAGATGGACTTGGCATGCAGGATGGAACCCATACCCATGGTCACGGCGTGTGTCGGTACTTCGTCAATCGAGTTAAAGAAGCGCTTGTTGGCTTCGCGGGTGTCTTCCTTGAGCGTTACCTTGTGGGTAAAGCGCGAAAGCGTGGTATCCGGCTCGTTAAAACCAATGTGGCCGTTGTGGCCAATACCCAGCAGTTGCATATCCACCGGGCCTTGCTGATACAGCGCTTCGTCGTAACGACGGCATTCGGCTTCGATATCGGCCGCATTGCCGTTGGGCACATGCGTGTTTTTCGGGTCGATATCAATATGGTCGAACAGGTTGCGCTGCATGAAACTGCGGTAAGACTCCGGATGCGTCACCGGCAGGCCGACGTATTCATCCAGGTTAAACGTGCGCACTTCCTTGAAACTGATCAGGCCTTGCTTGTAGCTCTTGACCATCTCCTGATACAGGCCCA
The Silvimonas iriomotensis genome window above contains:
- the leuB gene encoding 3-isopropylmalate dehydrogenase, with amino-acid sequence MKKILILPGDGIGPEIVAQAKRVLDVLRNDGLAVETAEAPLGGAAYDQYGSPYPEFTQKLAREADAVLLGAVGGPQYDTLDRPLRPERGLLAIRKDLNLFANLRPAILYPELANASTLKPEVVSGLDILIVRELTGDIYFGQPRGVHVNEAGEREGFNTMRYAESEIRRIAHVAFQAAQKRNKKLCSVDKANVLETTEFWKEIVTDVAKEYPDVQLSHMYVDNAAMQLVRNPKQFDVMVTGNIFGDILSDEASMLTGSIGMLPSASLDQNNKGLYEPSHGSAPDIAGKNLANPLATILSLAMLLRYSLANEAAAVRVENAVKKVLADGLRTADIYEEGTRKVSCSEMGDAVVGAL
- the nagB gene encoding glucosamine-6-phosphate deaminase, which translates into the protein MILHKFKNQAELDRVAADLMMSVVRGRPNAVLGMATGGSPVGLYQEMVKSYKQGLISFKEVRTFNLDEYVGLPVTHPESYRSFMQRNLFDHIDIDPKNTHVPNGNAADIEAECRRYDEALYQQGPVDMQLLGIGHNGHIGFNEPDTTLSRFTHKVTLKEDTREANKRFFNSIDEVPTHAVTMGMGSILHAKSILLVVKGQEKAEILDRTVNGPITTQVPATLLQTHPRVIVLTDCDVNYKLSHS